One Palaemon carinicauda isolate YSFRI2023 chromosome 4, ASM3689809v2, whole genome shotgun sequence DNA segment encodes these proteins:
- the LOC137639584 gene encoding tissue alpha-L-fucosidase-like, protein MDFCYCFIQNGSKENFEESSRLSESKPLNQVGALPLTPKDALLPFALAKYEANWDSIDSRPLPQWYDDAKMGIFLHWGVFSVPSFGSEWFWSYWEGGSSAYVDFMKKNYRPDFTYADFASQFTAEFYDPNEWADIFKAAGARYLVLTSKHHEGFTNWPSKNSWNWNSMDVGPKRDLLGDLANAVRTNAPDIHLGVYHSLFEWYNPLYLQDKSRGFQSNDFIKRKTYPELINLVNTYKPEVIWSDGD, encoded by the exons ATGGATTTCTGCTACTGTTTTATCCAGAATGGAAGCAAGGAAAACTTTGAGGAAAGTTCCAGGCTGTCTGAAAGCAAGCCACTGAACCAGGTTGGAGCCTTACCACTAACTCCTAAAGATG CTTTGCTTCCCTTTGCGTTGGCAAAATATGAAGCAAACTGGGACTCCATAGACTCTCGCCCTCTTCCCCAGTGGTACGATGACGCTAAGATGGGAATCTTTCTTCATTGGGGAGTTTTCTCAGTTCCGTCTTTTGGATCAGAATGGTTTTGGTCATATTGGGAAG GAGGCTCATCAGCATACGTGGATTTCATGAAGAAGAATTACAGACCGGATTTCACCTATGCTGATTTCGCTTCTCAGTTCACTGCTGAATTTTACGATCCCAATGAGTGGGCAGATATCTTCAAAGCTGCCGGAGCACGTTACTTGGTTCTCACGAGCAAACATCATGAAGGTTTCACCAACTGGCCTTCAAAGAACTCATGGAATTGGAACAGTATGGACGTTGGGCCTAAAAGGGACTTACTTG GTGATTTGGCCAATGCGGTGAGGACCAATGCTCCAGACATTCACTTAGGGGTGTATCACTCATTGTTTGAGTGGTACAATCCTCTTTATTTGCAAGACAAAAGTCGTGGATTCCAGAGCAACGATTTTATAAAGAGAAAAACCTACCCTGAACTCATTAACCTA GTAAACACCTACAAGCCAGAAGTAATTTGGTCCGACGGAGATTAG